Proteins encoded together in one Centropristis striata isolate RG_2023a ecotype Rhode Island chromosome 6, C.striata_1.0, whole genome shotgun sequence window:
- the tph1a gene encoding tryptophan 5-hydroxylase 1a, giving the protein MYSNKNEGPRRGRSFDSMNIGFEEKLLNNEINKSTFTKIEENTEKKNTSEKGRATIIFSLKNEVGGLVKALKLFQENHVNLVHIESRKSKRRNSEFEIFVDCDSNHEQLNEIIQLLRKHVNVMDMEPPDNSCLDEEDMYNVPWFPKKISDLDKCANRVLMYGSDLDADHPGFKDNVYRKRRKYFADLAMAFKHGDPIPRVEFTEEEVQTWGVVYRELNKLYPTHACREYLKNLPLLSKYCEFREDNIPQLEDVSRFLRERTGFTIRPVAGYLSPRDFLAGLAFRVFHCTQYVRHSSDPLYTPEPDTCHELLGHVPLLAEPSFAQFSQEIGLASLGASDDSVQKLATCYFFTVEFGLCKQEGKLRAYGAGLLSSISELKHALSGNARIMPFDPKVTSKQECIITTFQDVYFVSDSFEEAKVKMREFAKTIKRPFTVRYNPYTQSVDVLKDTPSINSVVEELRHELDIVGDALIRLNKQLGV; this is encoded by the exons ATGTACTCAAACAAAAACGAGGGACCACGTAGAGGAAGATCTTTTGACTCCATGAACATTGGCTTTGAAGAGAAGCTGCTGAACAATGAG ataaataaatcaaccttcacaaaaattgaagaaaacactgaaaagAAGAATACGTCAGAGAAAGGGAGAGCAACAATTATCTTTTCCCTCAAGAATGAAGTGGGAGGACTAGTGAAGGCGCTCAAACTCTTCCAG GAAAACCATGTCAACCTTGTGCACATAGAGTCCAGAAAATCCAAAAGACGCAACTCTGAGTTTGAAATTTTCGTGGACTGCGACAGTAACCACGAACAACTGAATGAAATAATCCAGCTGCTTAGAAAGCATGTGAACGTGATGGATATGGAGCCTCCAGATAACTCCTGTCTAGATGAAGAAG ATATGTATAATGTGCCCTGGTTCCCAAAGAAGATTTCAGACTTGGACAAGTGTGCTAACCGTGTCTTGATGTATGGCTcagacttagatgcagatcatcCG GGTTTCAAGGACAATGTCTACAGGAAACGGCGAAAGTACTTTGCTGATCTCGCCATGGCCTTCAAACA TGGAGATCCCATTCCTCGTGTTGAGTTCACAGAGGAGGAAGTGCAGACTTGGGGAGTTGTGTACAGGGAGCTCAACAAGTTGTACCCCACCCACGCCTGCCGGGAATACTTGAAGAACCTGCCACTGCTGTCCAAATACTGTGAATTTCGAGAGGACAACATCCCTCAGCTGGAAGACGTATCCCGCTTCCTCAGGg AACGCACTGGATTCACCATCCGGCCTGTGGCTGGTTATCTGTCCCCACGTGACTTCCTCGCTGGTTTGGCCTTCCGGGTTTTCCACTGTACCCAGTATGTGCGTCACAGCTCCGACCCCTTGTACACCCCAGAGCC GGACACATGCCATGAGCTGCTGGGTCACGTCCCGCTGCTAGCAGAGCCCAGCTTCGCCCAGTTTTCTCAGGAGATCGGCCTTGCCTCACTCGGAGCCTCAGACGACTCAGTGCAGAAACTGGCCACA TGCTATTTCTTTACGGTGGAGTTCGGCCTATGCAAACAAGAAGGGAAGCTGCGAGCATATGGAGCAGGACTGCTGTCATCCATCAGTGAgctgaag CATGCGCTCTCTGGTAATGCAAGGATAATGCCTTTTGACCCCAAAGTTACATCCAAACAAGAATGCATCATCACGACATTTCAGGATGTCTACTTTGTGTCAGACAGCTTCGAGGAGGCCAAAGTCAAGATGAG GGAGTTTGCCAAGACCATCAAGCGTCCCTTCACAGTCCGATACAACCCTTACACCCAGAGTGTGGATGTGCTAAAAGACACTCCCAGCATCAACAGCGTGGTGGAGGAGCTTCGACACGAGCTTGACATCGTCGGCGACGCCCTCATCAGGCTGAACAAGCAGCTGGGCGTCTGA